A section of the Flavobacterium ardleyense genome encodes:
- the rho gene encoding transcription termination factor Rho — MFDISVLKEMKLPELQEIAKAKKIKYAGVKKETLVYQILDFQAANPETGVSEPKSIATEEAPKQKRARVQNEKSPAITADRSERGNETVEDSAKVTTETAEMLPVIKEKIGKLIKFKKAIQADPIRENQTERTQITSEVQGKKSDSNAPDSVSQEAPQQEQREKPQHQHPQHKASQKDAIRPNDKANQNNPNFKGKKNNYKDADFEFDGIIESEGVLEMMADGYGFLRSSDYNYLASPDDIYLSTSQIRLFGLKTGDTVKGVVRPPKEGEKFFPLVKVLKINGHDPQVVRDRVSFEHLTPIFPSEKFNLAERQSTISTRIIDLFSPIGKGQRGMIVAQPKTGKTMLLKDIANAIAANHPEVYLIVLLIDERPEEVTDMQRNVRGEVIASTFDREPQEHVKIANIVLEKAKRLVECGHDVVILLDSITRLARAYNTVQPASGKVLSGGVDANALQKPKRFFGAARNVENGGSLSIIATALTETGSKMDEVIFEEFKGTGNMELQLDRKIANRRIFPAIDLTSSSTRRDDLLLDAQTIQRMWIMRKYLSDMNPVEAMDFINDRFKKTKNNAEFLISMND; from the coding sequence ATGTTTGACATTTCTGTATTAAAAGAAATGAAGCTTCCTGAGCTTCAAGAAATTGCAAAAGCAAAAAAAATTAAATATGCCGGCGTCAAGAAAGAAACTCTGGTTTATCAGATTCTTGACTTCCAAGCCGCCAATCCAGAAACAGGAGTTTCGGAGCCAAAATCTATAGCGACAGAAGAGGCACCAAAGCAGAAACGAGCTAGAGTTCAAAATGAAAAATCTCCAGCCATTACTGCAGATCGATCTGAACGTGGTAATGAAACGGTTGAAGACAGTGCCAAAGTAACTACTGAAACTGCTGAAATGCTTCCCGTGATAAAGGAAAAAATTGGAAAACTTATTAAATTTAAGAAAGCAATCCAAGCAGATCCCATTAGAGAGAATCAAACTGAGCGAACCCAGATTACTTCTGAAGTGCAAGGTAAAAAGAGTGATAGCAACGCTCCAGACTCAGTTTCTCAAGAAGCTCCGCAGCAAGAACAAAGAGAAAAACCTCAGCATCAGCATCCGCAGCACAAAGCAAGTCAAAAAGATGCTATTCGTCCGAATGATAAGGCAAATCAAAACAATCCGAATTTCAAAGGCAAAAAGAACAATTATAAAGATGCTGATTTTGAATTTGACGGAATAATAGAAAGCGAAGGAGTTTTAGAAATGATGGCTGATGGCTATGGTTTCTTGAGATCTTCAGATTACAATTATCTTGCCTCGCCAGATGATATTTACCTTTCAACCTCACAAATTAGACTTTTTGGACTTAAAACCGGAGACACTGTAAAAGGTGTGGTAAGACCTCCAAAAGAAGGAGAGAAATTCTTTCCTCTTGTAAAAGTTCTAAAAATCAACGGACACGATCCACAAGTTGTTCGCGATCGTGTTTCTTTTGAGCACCTAACACCAATTTTTCCATCTGAGAAATTCAACCTTGCCGAAAGACAAAGTACCATTTCAACAAGAATTATCGATTTGTTCTCGCCAATTGGGAAGGGACAAAGAGGAATGATTGTGGCGCAGCCAAAAACGGGTAAAACGATGTTGCTAAAGGATATTGCCAATGCAATTGCGGCAAATCACCCTGAAGTTTACTTGATTGTTTTGCTTATTGACGAGCGTCCGGAAGAGGTTACCGATATGCAGCGAAATGTTCGTGGAGAAGTAATTGCTTCAACATTTGACCGAGAGCCGCAAGAGCACGTAAAAATTGCCAATATTGTTCTTGAAAAAGCCAAGAGATTGGTAGAATGCGGTCACGATGTAGTGATTTTACTAGATTCTATTACGCGTCTTGCTCGTGCATACAACACAGTCCAGCCCGCTTCTGGAAAGGTTTTGAGTGGTGGTGTGGATGCAAATGCGCTACAAAAACCTAAGAGATTCTTTGGAGCTGCTCGTAATGTTGAAAACGGCGGATCGCTTAGTATTATCGCGACGGCGCTTACCGAAACTGGTTCAAAAATGGACGAAGTTATCTTCGAAGAGTTTAAAGGTACGGGTAATATGGAGCTTCAATTGGATCGAAAAATTGCCAATCGTCGTATTTTCCCAGCAATCGATCTTACATCTTCAAGCACGCGTCGTGACGATCTTTTGCTTGATGCGCAGACAATTCAGCGTATGTGGATTATGAGAAAATACCTTTCAGATATGAATCCTGTAGAGGCGATGGACTTTATTAATGACCGTTTTAAAAAGACAAAAAACAATGCAGAGTTTCTGATTTCGATGAATGATTAA